From Chryseobacterium camelliae:
TGTCCTTTCCAATCTTATTGAAGAAGTGGCGGATAATTACTACGAACTTCTGGCTCTGGATAATCAGTTGGATATCATTCAGCAATACATCAAACTTCAGCAGAAGGCCCTTGAAATTTCTAAAATCCAGAAAGAGGCAGCTGCTGCTACGGAGCTGGCTGTGAAGAAGTTTGAAGCCGAACTGGCCAAATCCAAAGCCACGGAATACACCATCCGTCAGCAAATTACTGAAAAGGAAAATGAAATTAACGCATTATGCGGGCGTTTTCCACAGCCGATCGCAAGAACGAAGGAAAGCTTTATGACTACAATACCTCAAACGGTATATACAGGGATTCCTTCCCAATTGTTGGCAAACCGTCCGGATATCAAACAGGCCGAGCTCGAATTGAAGTCTGCCAAGCTTGATGTAGAAGCGGCGAGAAAAGAATTTTATCCTTCGTTGGAAATTTCTGCAACTTTAGGACTGGAAGCTTTTAAACCTTCCTATCTGGTAAAACTGCCGGAGTCTATGGCAGCAAGTCTGGCCGGAGAACTGGCTGGTCCATTGATCAACAAAAGTGCGATCAAGGCTAATTTTCAAACGGCAGATGCCAAACAGATCCAGGCGCTGTACGAATACGATAAGACCATCCTGAATGCTTACCTGGATGTAGCCAACCTGATGTCAAAGGTGAAGAATATTGACCAATATTATCAGTTGAAATCCCAGGAAACTAAATCATTAGAACAATCAATCGATATTGCTAATCAGCTGTTCCGGAATTCAAGGGCCGACTACCTTGAGGTTCTTCTGAACCAGAGGGATGCTCTGGACGCGAAAATGGAATTGGTTGAAGCAAAACAAAAACAGCTGAGTACAGTTGTGGATATTTATAAGAGCTTAGGCGGAGGCTGGAAGTGATTATAAATCTTTAATGTTTTGAAAGGGAGACCGCCGAATGGCGGTCTCTTTTTGATATTTTTCATGATAATAATAAAAAGCCCATTAATCAACGGGCTTTAGGCATAAATATGCAGCAAAAATATAGTTACATGGTTATTAGTTGTGGATCATAATTAATTATAGACAACTTGGAGCTAACTCTATAGGACTTTCAAAATTTTTTAATATTTCCGATTCTTTACGGTTATAGGATTCTTTTACTTCTTTACTATTGACATCTTTTCCATTGATGACATAGGTGGTTTGGGAAGTATTCAGATTTTCAAAAATAACAGAAGGTTGTTTGATGTACTTTTTCCAGAAGGAATCCCACTGTTTTGGACTGATATTCATAGGTTGATCATATGTGAAATTTCTTTTTTCTAAGTCATTATTTTCTTTATGAATACCCTTAATTTCAAATGTATAGGCTCCATCTGAGTCTGTGATCTTTAATATAAGTCCGGGCAAACCATAAAATTTGTAAGGACCGTCACTTATAGGAATCTCTTTAGTATACCAAGCTATCCATTTTCTGCCTCCAAATTCCGTTGAAGCCATATAAGCTTTATACCCCAGAATTATACTTGTCTTATCATCAATAAGCTTCCAGTGCTGTTTACAGGAAGGATAAGCAATAGAAAAAATACTGGTAAAAAAACGTTCTTCTACAGTGATTGTATTCTGAGATATATTTTTAATAATCAAAGAGCGAAACTTGGCATTTGTAATACCGTCACCTATCCGCAACCCCTTAGCTTTATTGGCAAAATATTCATTTACCATACTGGTATGGGTTGAATCTCTTCTGAAATTTTCATAAGACTGAAAATAAGAATTTCCTTTTTCATTGGTAATAAGGCTGCATAATTCATGATGATTTGTTGACTCACTTTTATTTTTCCATTGCATTTCATAAAAAATTTTATAAGATTGCGAAAAATACATATTATGAGTTAATAATGTTAGTGCTAAGACTGGGAGTATTCTTTGTAAAAGTTTTTTCATGATCATAATAATTAAAATAATAAGAAGTTAAGTTCCATACAATCATTATTGCAGAAAAGAAAAAAAGATTAAAACTGATAATAATTCCGATATGCATTAATATAGTAATTGTGAGCCATATTTTTCTGGTTTTATTAATATTTATAAATACTGGATATAAAATCTCAACTGCTATAATCATCCATCCGGCTGTAATATAAACAAAGTTAAAATTCTGATTAATAAAAGCTGGGATATGTATAAAATGTGTGAAATTGGGTAAATTTAGTGATTTCCAAACAGATTCACCATTCCACCAGTTAAATCCAAGGATTTTATCAAAACCTGAAAAGAAGTAGGCAATACATAAATGAACTTGGATCATCCTTTTGCTTATGGAAAGAGAACTAATAGGAAAATCAATCAGGGTCTTGGGAAGGAATTTCCGCTGCACTGAAAAATAATGCGATGAGGGAAAAATAATAATATAAAATAAAGACATGCTTGAAAAGAAATCAGCTCCATAAAAAAATAATGATGCTGTCTTGACAAAGGAAACTTGCATAAAAAGTAATATTAACGCAGATATCCTGCTAAAAAAGCCAATGATAATAAATAATAACAGTAAAACATACGCAAACTTAAAAATCTGACTGGGATTTTTAACGTATGATGATAAAAATATTTCTATATTATGATATGAGAATACGTCATAGTTGTAAAAAGCATTATGGATTTCAACAGGAATAATGCTGTCCCTGCCATATAATAGATCAAAATCTTTCCAGACAGATAAAAAATGGACCATTAAAACTGCTCCCACACTTATTCTGAAGAAGACAAGAAAACTAGGTTGAAAACTTTTGTTGAAATATCGAGATATAATCTTTTTCATTTTACACTGTCTATTTTAATTAACCTTGGATTTCTTAAACTTTCTTTGAGAGATGGCTGATCATATAGATAGGCATAAGTAATGATGTTTTTTCCATATTTTTTTTTAAAACTTTGGTTGATCTTTTTTAATAATATGTGGTTGATTTTTAATTCGGGCATACTCTGATCTTTGGTAATGACATTTTTTATATATACATCATTTAAATTTGCAAATCTGAGCTTTCCTTCTTTACTTCTTAATAAATCTGTAGAAATATATGAGTGGCCATTTTCCTGATTTTCAGAAATGATAATAAAATTACTTGATACATTGGGTGCAAAAAAACCATAGCCCGTATCAAAGCCGGTATAAGAGGAAAACATTTTTTCATACTTATTCCCATGCATACTGATCAAATTTTCATATTTATAGAAATCGCAAAATGACTGTACAGTAGTTGAAATTCCTGTAATAAGAACTTTTAAAATGATCAGAGAAAAAATAATATATTCAAAAAAAATATTTTTCATGGCCTACTGCTTTAATTAATAATAATGAATAAATAACAGGATGCTCTTTTGAGCATCCTGAAGATAATTTATTGATACTTCTTAATGATATCATTAAGTTTAGCACTTGTATCAGATGTTGGCTGATCAGGAAAAGTTCTGTTTCTTGTGGTGCAGGTACTTTGTTCCGACTGATAGTCACAATAAGTCCATCCGGCAACGTTTTTGCTCAAAAACTCTAAATCTTCTTTAGAAATTTTTTCGGTATTTTTTACAGTGATTACATTACCATTTACTTCAATGATATCATCATTTGTAGTATTGGCGAATGACATAAGTGAAAGAGCTATCACTCCTCCAGCTAAGAAAATTGCTTTTTTCATTTTAATTCGATTTAAATGTTAATATTAATTTTGTAATTTATTTATTACTATTCCTTTGCATTGCGCACTACAAGATGAATAGATGATAAATTATTATAATCTCCAATGTGTTCCAATTTTTATTGGAGGATCTTGTGGTCTAATGGTATCTTTGATTGCGGGTTGGTGTTCATCTGTTTGTTTTTGAGTTCTGTATTCATTAACGAAATCTTTTCTAAAATCCAGAATATCTTCTTCACCTTCTTGTCTGCAAGATATAAATAGAGAAAATGAAAATATTACAATTAGTATAAATGTTAATTTGAATGTAATTGAGATAATCTTTTTCATAATATATGATATTAAGGTTATCCCGGCCAGGTTTAGTTTTTTAGAATTCTGATTTCGAATTTATAAGCTAAATCTTAAGAAAAAAAGTACTGTATGTCAATATTTATTAATTAAGACGTCTTAATTCATGAATTAGGACTATTGTATACTGTTGTTTTTCAGTATTTTATGGTTTTGTTGAAGAATATATCTATTTATATTATTAATTCATTATTAATTGACAAAAATTGTTTCATTTTATGTATTTTTGAATATAGGATATAATAAATTTCTAATTTGTATTTGATTAAAAGGCTATTTTTAATATTATTTGCAGTATTTTTCCAACTTTTCTTTTCTCAGAAGAGCTACAGCCGGTATTATTATATGAGAGCAAACTATGAATCACTGCAAGAAAATGATTCTACAGCTATTTCTTGGATACAAAAATATATTGCCCTTGCAAAAGCTGAAAAGAATTATGGACAGATGCTTCAGGGATATAGAGATGCTATTTTTTATTCACCGTCAAATAATCACAAACTCATTTATGCAGATAGTGCAATAAATGCTGCACGCTCATCAGAAAACGCTGATTTAATTACTACAGCTTATATTGAAAAAGGGGTGATATACTACTATCATTATAAACAGTATCAATTGGCACTGAATGAGTACTTAATTGCTTATGAGTATTCGAAGAAAACTGACAGTAAATTTCTGAAATTTCAGAATCTGTATCATATAGGCGTTGTAAAAAGCTATCTTGGATATTATGAAGAAGCAGCATCAATATTCAAAGAATGTATTGCCTATTACGAATCCAGAATCAAAGAAAATATACATCCAAATGAAATTTACAATAATAAAAAAGGATACCTGAATAGTCTACATCAGCTGATTGTCTGTTACCGTAATTCAGGGCAATATACTGCTGCTGATTGGGAAATACAAAAGGGGCTGAAGGAGGTGGGTGATAATTCTGATTTTATTCAGGAAAAAGGTTATTTTATTCTTTGCAAAGGAATTTCAGAATTTCAAAAAAAAAACTATCAATCATCTATTGCCTATCTGAAAAAATCTTTATCTACTCTTAAAGCTGCTGGTGATTTTGCATGGTTGTCCGTTAATTATTTTTACACAGGAAAAAGCTTTTTAAAACTTCATAATGATCAGTTATCAATATTACAATTCAAAAAGATAGACTCAGTATTTCAAAAGCATCAATTTATTTTACCTGAGGTAAGAGAAAACTATGAGCTCTTGATTAATCACTATAAGAGCGATGGAAATCAGGAAAGACAGTTATATTATACCAATCAATTGCTAAAAGCTGACAGTATTCTCGCTAGGGATTTTACCTATTTGTCATCGAGAATTCATAAAGAATATGATACAAAAACATTACTTGATGAAAAAAATAAACTTCAGAATGCTAATTTTTGGAGTGTATTTATTATTTTAAGTTTAATTCTAATGAGTATAGTACTATTTATATTGTTACGAATAAAGCTCAAAAAAGGAAAAGATATTCAAAAGAGATATCTGATTTTGGAAGACAAACTTCTAAGACAGCAAAACAAAAGTACCGAAAAAAATAATAAAAAATTATCTGAAATAATCATTAGGGGCTCTGTGGAAAAAAGAATAGGACCTGATGAAAGCATAGTAGAGGAATTGCTTATAAAACTAAAATCTTTTGAAGATAAAAAAGGATTCATTAAAAGAGGATTGACCATTAATAAACTTGCTAATCAATTGGGGACCAATTCAAATTATCTTTCTCATGTAATTAATGAATATAAAGGGGTCAATTTTAATAAGTATCTTAGTGATTTAAGAATCAATTATATTACTGTATTATTATTTGATAATAAAGAATACCTGAAATATGGTATTGAGTCATTGGCCAAAGAATGCGGTATTGCTTCCCGTCAGAATTTTTCAGATCTTTTTTATGAAATTAATGGCATTAGACCTACAGATTTTATAAAAAAAAGAAGACAGGAATTAGATAAGGTAGATTTTTCAAACTAACAATTTTCTTCATCACAAATTAAATTATAACACGTCAAGTTTTGTCGCATTACCGTCATAGCTTTGCTTCAAATCAATACAATGTTATGGAAGTGCCGTTTTATCTGACGTATAAAGAATTTGAAAATACTTATTATGACAACCTTGAACGATGGTTTGAGCAGGAAGGAAATGCCAGCGAAACCGATTACCTGAAACATCTTGCAGATATGTATGCCCCTTATCTGTACTATAACTTTTCCCTTGAGCGGCTGCAGGCTGATGCTTCCGTGAAAATTAAGGACTGTTTCTTTCCGTATCATGAAAGGATCGGGATTTCTTTCTGTACGGGTTGCGATCATGGAAAAGCAAAGCATGCAGAAAAAATGAACCATGTATTTGAGTGGAAAACCATTACCATGATGGAATATGCGCAGCATATACTCGATAAGGTCAATGACTATATTTTTAGGAACAGAATAACACTGAATAATGGCCAGTGTATCCTCGATTATCTGAGCGAAAGGGAAGTGGTGACCTTCAGGAACGGCGCAGGATACTGCATAGATTTCAGTCAGCATTTGGCTGTATTGCCTTTTCTGAAAGCATATCTACCCTGTTCAGGAAAGACAGTGAATATGGCCGCATACAGAGATTTCCTATTTTCTGTGGTACAAATCGCTGAATATATTGACCGAAAACTGGAGGACGTCCATGCTTCTGAATATACGATCAGGAACAGGTTAAAATCGGATGCGAAATTCAGGGTACAGGTCAACCAGCATTTTCTCACCTTCTGCAATTGATGATTACCAGAGACACCAAACATTCATTCAACATATTTTAAGTTTTGATTACCATCAGAACCAACAACTCCCGGCCAATACTGACCGGGAGTTGAAAACACAAGATTAAAAAATTATTTAAAAGTCCATATACTTACAGAGCGTGGATTAACAGGAAAAACAGCTTTGCCGTTTTCATTGAGCACTATGGTTTCCGGTCTATATCCTAAAAAGTCATAGAGTGCAGAACCTGCCATTTCTTTTTCCATTTCTATTTCTTTGCAGCACTCTTCATTACTGGAAATAATAACGACACAACCGGAATGACGATCATCCCCCTTTCTTACCCACGCGATGCAGTTCGGACCGTCAAAGTAATTGATCTGTTCTCCGTAAGCAAATTTCTGCCTGGCTTCCAGCAGCATGGGAAGAATGGTTATTTTAGGGATGAGTACCCTTATCTCTTTATTATCTTGAATTTCAGGATATTCTGCCCCGAAAAGATCCGGATAAAAGATACAGGGATATCCATCTTTAGACATCAGGATCAGGGCGTACGCTAAAGGTTTGAACCAGTCTTTTACTGTCGATTCCAGGGCCTGGAACTTTTGTGTATCGTGGTTTTCTACAAATGTGACTGAAGTCTCAGGATTAATTTCTGTCAGGGTATTGTTAAAGATCTTTCTCAGATCATAATTTTTACCTTCCTTGGAGGCGGTAAAAAAATGATAGTGCAGGGGAACATCGAAGCACGAAATAATAGGGCCTATCTTTTCTGAAAATTCCGATATTTTCTCCACATCGTCTTTCCAGAACTCACCTATAATAAAGCAGTCCTTCACTTCAGTTTTAATGTAGTTGATCCAATCCTTTAAGAAATCGGAAGAAATATGCTTCAGTGCATCAAGCCGTAAGCCGTCGATATGGGTGGTTTCTATATACCATTTTATCCATTCCTTCGTTTCCCGTATTACTTCCGGATTCCGGTATTCTACATCAGCACCCATCAGATAATCATAATTGCCGAACTGATGGCTTGCAGAGGGGTTCCAGTCTTTAAAATCATTATGAATTTTGAAAATTCCTTCAAGCTTTTGTCCGTTTTTGATGAGGGTGTCTATCCCACTGAAGCATTGGTGATCCCAAATGAAACCCGAATACTTCCCCTGTCTGCCCGGGAATGTAAAACGTGTAGAAGCTTTTGCTCTAAATGGCTTACCGATGATTCGCGTACGGTCTTCTTCATTGACTTCATGAACGGTAATTTCTTCCGTCTCATCGGCGCCCATTCTGTGGTTCAGTACAATGTCCGCATAAACGGCAATTCCCATTTTGTGGGCTTTATTAATGGCTTTTAGGTAGTCCTCCTTACTTCCATATCTTGTAGCAATGGTGCCTTTCTGATTAAATTCTCCCAGATCATAAAGGTCATAGACATCATAGCCTCGGCTCTCTGTGCCCAGATTACATTTGATGGCAGGAGGAAGCCAGGCTGCGGTAATGCCAAGCTTTTTGAGGTATTCTGCTTTTTCTGAAAACTCATTCCATACGTTTCCCGGATGGTACCAGTGGAAAAACTGAATAATTACGCCATTCATAATTTAGTAAGTCAACGAATGTATTCCTGTATTGTTTGGTGGTTAATGTAAAATGAAGCAATAAATAAAACATGGAGTAATATTTAATCACATTAGATAGGATAATAATAAAATTATTTTCAGGACCGGTTGTGGAGAGATAAACAGGATGGCTTATCAATACTGTATAACTGACACGGATGAAATTTCATAGTTAATATTTTGTGATTGGTGTTTACCAAAAGTAACATTTATTAATTCTGAAATGTATGATTCAGATCATGGAAGGATGAAAATAACCTTTTTGGGGTAACAATTAGGAATGTAAAAGCACGGAATCAGGAAATTTTTTACTCCTGAATACTATATTTGATCCTGAGAATCAATCTCCTTAAGCTGTTTTAAGTTCTTATCAAGCTTTTTAACAATGATGCCGTATACCAGCCTGTAATATACCCAGACAATCAGTACACATAAAGCCGTACTTAAGATAAGTCCTATCAGAAGGCCTGTAAGAGTGGAGTTTTCCAGTTTGATATTCTGTGAATTTAAAATATAGAAGATAATAGCTGTAATGATGGACATGAACGAGATCATCAGCACAATATTTGTCAGGATAAAAGCATTAACAGTCTTTTTATACTGGATGATCCTGATGATCAGTTTTTTCAGGTTTTCTTCAATCCGGATCAGGCGGTAATTGATGTAGAACCTATATACAAAATATGCGGTGACAGCCAGACTGAGGCATTTTACCGTCATGTAAATAGTATTGAATGTTTCTTCAAGGCCGGAAGTTCTTTTAATCCCAAGTTTTTCAAGGGTATTAAGGAATCCGTCGGCTTCATTATTTTGAAAAATATAAAATAATCCCAGGATACTGAAAAATAAAAATTCTGCCACGCTGATCCAGAAAATATACTTCACATAATTACGTGATTTCCTGTTCAGCATCTGAAGAATCTCCTGACTGTCGTATTTTTTCTGAACCGGCTGATCTTGCCAGGTCTTTTTAAAACTGTCTAAGTCAAATTCAGGCATACTTTTCCATCTTTTCTTTAAGGGTTTTCTTTAATCTGTTCATTTTTACTCGTGCATTCACTTCCGTAATCCCAAGGTTTTCTGCAATATCTTTGTACGGCAGATCGTCCAGATACATCATAACGATAGCCCTCTCAACATTCGGAAGGGTTTTAATAACGGTATACAAAAGGGAGATCTGCTGCTGTTTATCATCGTCATCTTCTACAAAATCCCGGTGATTAATATCAAGCTCATTGGTAGGCAGGCTTTTTGTCTTTTTTCTGAAAAGGGTGATGGCTGTATTCAAGGCAACCCGGTACATCCAGGTGGAAATTTTTGAGTTTCCTTTGAATGAATCATAGCTTCTCCAGAGTTGCAGGACAATTTCCTGAAAAAGATCTTCCTCATCTTCAAGAGAATTAGTATACAGCCGTGAAACCTTGATAATCAATCCCTGATTATCCTTAATAAGCTGTGCAAACTCTTTTTCTTTTGAAGCCAAGGCTGGTGTAAATAAATGATGGTACGAAGATAATAATATTGCAGTAATTAATTAATTTGAAAAGATATTAATTTGAAAATTTGAAAATTTTCAGAAAAAGCTGGTATAAATATGTTTAATTCTCATTTTCAAATTAGCACATTGCTGAATTTTCAAATTATCCCGTATCTTTGCATTCACGAGAAAATCGGCCTGTTGATCCCTCTTGCAGGGGTAGGAAAGTCCGGACACCATAGAGCAGCAAAGCGGATAACATCCGTCACCCGTGAGGGTAGGACAAGTGCAACAGAAAGCAGGTACAGTTCGGCTGTAGTGAAACCAGGTAAACTCTTTGCGGTGCAATGGTAAGTATATCGGTTCTTTTCAGCAATGAAAATAGGAGTGGCTCGCTCTGAAAGCCGAGGGGTAATCAGCTCAAGTTTTGCAGTAATGTAAAACGCAGATAAATAACAGGCACTTCCCAGGAAGTACAGAATCCGGCTTACAGATTTTCTCGTGGTTTCTTTTTCGCAGGCCTACATTTTCCCCTTACCGCTTTTATTCAATGTATTTTACTCACTTTCAAGCTGTTTTTTGGCCTCTTTAAGCTCTGCAGATGCATCTTCGGAAAGTGTAGGATATTTCAGGTTCATCTTTTCCAGGGTTTCCGTAATGATCTGTACCGCAGCGAGCCGCGACAGCCACTTATTGTCAGCGGGGATCACATACCAGGGTGCGTAGTCTTTTGAGGTTTCATTGATGGCTGTTTCGTATGCTTCCATATACTGGCCGAATAAGGCACGCTCAGGGAGGTCTGCCGCAGAAAACTTCCAGTTTTTGTTCGGTTCATTGATCCTGTCCAGAAACCTTTTTTTCTGCTCTTTTTTAGAAACGTTCAGAAAGATCTTAATGATCCTCGTTCCGTTACTGGCAAGGTGCTTTTCAAAATTACGGATGCTTTCATACCGGTTGTTCCAGAATTTCTGGTCGAAATCTTTTACGGATTTCCAGGTTTTCTCGTTTAAATTATATTCAGGATGAACTTTGCATACCAGAACACTTTCGTAATGTGAGCGGTTAAAGATTCCGATCATCCCTTTTTCTGGCAGGGCTAGATAATGGCGCCACAGAAAATCATGCTGATACTCCTTGGGACTGGGTGTCTTAAAACTTGTCACATGGCATCCCTGTGGGTTTACGCCACCGAAAACATGTTCAATGAGACTGTCTTTACCCGCGGCATCCATGGCCTGTAAGATAACCAGCAGCGATTGGCTTCCGTCTGCATATAGCTCTTCCTGAAGTTTCCTTAATTTTTCCTTTTCTGCGGCAAGAAGCTGAACTCCTTGTTCTTTGGTCAGATCCCCTTTATATTCTGTAGATGTTTTACTGATTGAGAATTTGTCTTTTACCAGAAAATCATCTGAAAATTGTGTATCCATATGCCTTGATCTTTTATTTATTGTATGATTTGCTTTAAATCAGGTTCCTACATATCCGTCTCTAGACCTAAATATAATAAAAAAAACCGCCTTATTATAGGCGGTTTTTCTTTTTTCTTTGGTAAAGATTATTTTTTCGCAGCTACTTTAGCGGCCTTTTTTGCAGCTTTTTCTGCAGCTTTCTGATCTTTAGCGGCTTTTTTCTGCTCTTCAGGAGTCAGTGGCTTTGGTTCAGGAGCGTTGGCGTCTACTGTACCTTTGATGTAGATTACGCTTCTGCTGTTTGCCGGGTCATTAGAGAATACTTCAATCATTTTGTTGAATCCTCCGTTAATGGCGGTGTTGTAACCCACTTTTATTTTAGCAGATTTTCCTGGCATGATAGGATCTGTACTGAACTCAGGAGTTGTACATCCACAAGATGCCTTTACGTTGGAAAGCACTAATGGCTTATCGCCGGTATTCGTTACCGTGAAGTATCGTGTACCGTCAGAACTAGGCTTAATTGTACCGTAATCAAAAGTAGTTCTGTCGAAAGTGATGGTTTGCGCAGATGCAACAGCAAATGTTCC
This genomic window contains:
- a CDS encoding RNA polymerase sigma factor, coding for MASKEKEFAQLIKDNQGLIIKVSRLYTNSLEDEEDLFQEIVLQLWRSYDSFKGNSKISTWMYRVALNTAITLFRKKTKSLPTNELDINHRDFVEDDDDKQQQISLLYTVIKTLPNVERAIVMMYLDDLPYKDIAENLGITEVNARVKMNRLKKTLKEKMEKYA
- a CDS encoding efflux transporter outer membrane subunit, with protein sequence MKIYNRYIAAIALSLVLASCKAPMATVVKDEVKENVPQNFNQEDQSDANTNSGTTPWRQFFTDPNLVALIEVALKNNQELLITLQEIEIAKSGVLAKKGRLTPTVSAGGGAGVRKAGRYTSEGAGDATTDIEPGKAMPDPLMNFEGGLTADWEIDIWKKLRTEKESAVAHYLSTVEGKNFVLSNLIEEVADNYYELLALDNQLDIIQQYIKLQQKALEISKIQKEAAAATELAVKKFEAELAKSKATEYTIRQQITEKENEINALCGRFPQPIARTKESFMTTIPQTVYTGIPSQLLANRPDIKQAELELKSAKLDVEAARKEFYPSLEISATLGLEAFKPSYLVKLPESMAASLAGELAGPLINKSAIKANFQTADAKQIQALYEYDKTILNAYLDVANLMSKVKNIDQYYQLKSQETKSLEQSIDIANQLFRNSRADYLEVLLNQRDALDAKMELVEAKQKQLSTVVDIYKSLGGGWK
- a CDS encoding beta-carotene 15,15'-monooxygenase, encoding MPEFDLDSFKKTWQDQPVQKKYDSQEILQMLNRKSRNYVKYIFWISVAEFLFFSILGLFYIFQNNEADGFLNTLEKLGIKRTSGLEETFNTIYMTVKCLSLAVTAYFVYRFYINYRLIRIEENLKKLIIRIIQYKKTVNAFILTNIVLMISFMSIITAIIFYILNSQNIKLENSTLTGLLIGLILSTALCVLIVWVYYRLVYGIIVKKLDKNLKQLKEIDSQDQI
- a CDS encoding GLPGLI family protein, which produces MKKLLQRILPVLALTLLTHNMYFSQSYKIFYEMQWKNKSESTNHHELCSLITNEKGNSYFQSYENFRRDSTHTSMVNEYFANKAKGLRIGDGITNAKFRSLIIKNISQNTITVEERFFTSIFSIAYPSCKQHWKLIDDKTSIILGYKAYMASTEFGGRKWIAWYTKEIPISDGPYKFYGLPGLILKITDSDGAYTFEIKGIHKENNDLEKRNFTYDQPMNISPKQWDSFWKKYIKQPSVIFENLNTSQTTYVINGKDVNSKEVKESYNRKESEILKNFESPIELAPSCL
- a CDS encoding polyphosphate kinase 2 family protein; the protein is MDTQFSDDFLVKDKFSISKTSTEYKGDLTKEQGVQLLAAEKEKLRKLQEELYADGSQSLLVILQAMDAAGKDSLIEHVFGGVNPQGCHVTSFKTPSPKEYQHDFLWRHYLALPEKGMIGIFNRSHYESVLVCKVHPEYNLNEKTWKSVKDFDQKFWNNRYESIRNFEKHLASNGTRIIKIFLNVSKKEQKKRFLDRINEPNKNWKFSAADLPERALFGQYMEAYETAINETSKDYAPWYVIPADNKWLSRLAAVQIITETLEKMNLKYPTLSEDASAELKEAKKQLESE
- a CDS encoding helix-turn-helix domain-containing protein, which encodes MRANYESLQENDSTAISWIQKYIALAKAEKNYGQMLQGYRDAIFYSPSNNHKLIYADSAINAARSSENADLITTAYIEKGVIYYYHYKQYQLALNEYLIAYEYSKKTDSKFLKFQNLYHIGVVKSYLGYYEEAASIFKECIAYYESRIKENIHPNEIYNNKKGYLNSLHQLIVCYRNSGQYTAADWEIQKGLKEVGDNSDFIQEKGYFILCKGISEFQKKNYQSSIAYLKKSLSTLKAAGDFAWLSVNYFYTGKSFLKLHNDQLSILQFKKIDSVFQKHQFILPEVRENYELLINHYKSDGNQERQLYYTNQLLKADSILARDFTYLSSRIHKEYDTKTLLDEKNKLQNANFWSVFIILSLILMSIVLFILLRIKLKKGKDIQKRYLILEDKLLRQQNKSTEKNNKKLSEIIIRGSVEKRIGPDESIVEELLIKLKSFEDKKGFIKRGLTINKLANQLGTNSNYLSHVINEYKGVNFNKYLSDLRINYITVLLFDNKEYLKYGIESLAKECGIASRQNFSDLFYEINGIRPTDFIKKRRQELDKVDFSN
- a CDS encoding alpha-amylase; protein product: MNGVIIQFFHWYHPGNVWNEFSEKAEYLKKLGITAAWLPPAIKCNLGTESRGYDVYDLYDLGEFNQKGTIATRYGSKEDYLKAINKAHKMGIAVYADIVLNHRMGADETEEITVHEVNEEDRTRIIGKPFRAKASTRFTFPGRQGKYSGFIWDHQCFSGIDTLIKNGQKLEGIFKIHNDFKDWNPSASHQFGNYDYLMGADVEYRNPEVIRETKEWIKWYIETTHIDGLRLDALKHISSDFLKDWINYIKTEVKDCFIIGEFWKDDVEKISEFSEKIGPIISCFDVPLHYHFFTASKEGKNYDLRKIFNNTLTEINPETSVTFVENHDTQKFQALESTVKDWFKPLAYALILMSKDGYPCIFYPDLFGAEYPEIQDNKEIRVLIPKITILPMLLEARQKFAYGEQINYFDGPNCIAWVRKGDDRHSGCVVIISSNEECCKEIEMEKEMAGSALYDFLGYRPETIVLNENGKAVFPVNPRSVSIWTFK
- a CDS encoding DUF1573 domain-containing protein; its protein translation is MKKLIAGIALFGTFAVASAQTITFDRTTFDYGTIKPSSDGTRYFTVTNTGDKPLVLSNVKASCGCTTPEFSTDPIMPGKSAKIKVGYNTAINGGFNKMIEVFSNDPANSRSVIYIKGTVDANAPEPKPLTPEEQKKAAKDQKAAEKAAKKAAKVAAKK